In Candidatus Poribacteria bacterium, a single window of DNA contains:
- a CDS encoding 3'(2'),5'-bisphosphate nucleotidase, translating to MVLEKRTAMSAVFSAAQLCQQVQTDMLKTDAVEKADRSPVTVADFGSQALICQAIAEAFPEDAIVAEEDSQALQENPQLMQRVTGYVNRFAAGIPSDQTVRDWIDLGDGEVGERFWTLDPIDGTKGFLRGDQYAIALALIVNGEVKLGVLGCPNLPQNLGDPQTQCGCLFVASRGGGTQMLSLDGQSSEQICISQATHRFAESVESTHSDLDAHAQIARQVGITEPPIRMDGQGKYGVLARGEASVYIRLPNPATPDYRECIWDHAAGLIVVEEAGGVVTDVDGRALDFSQGRRMTTNRGILATNGKLHPQLLACVRRDTHN from the coding sequence ATGGTATTAGAGAAACGAACCGCAATGAGTGCGGTATTTAGCGCAGCGCAGCTGTGCCAGCAGGTACAGACTGATATGCTGAAGACGGATGCGGTGGAGAAAGCGGATCGAAGTCCCGTAACAGTGGCAGACTTCGGTTCTCAGGCATTAATTTGTCAAGCCATTGCTGAGGCATTTCCAGAAGATGCCATTGTCGCCGAAGAGGATTCTCAAGCGTTACAGGAAAACCCTCAACTTATGCAGCGGGTGACCGGATACGTCAATCGTTTTGCCGCTGGAATACCTTCAGACCAAACAGTCCGCGATTGGATTGATCTGGGCGACGGAGAAGTGGGAGAACGCTTCTGGACGCTGGACCCGATTGATGGTACAAAAGGATTTTTGCGGGGAGATCAATATGCCATCGCATTGGCGTTGATTGTTAATGGAGAGGTAAAACTTGGGGTGTTGGGGTGCCCGAATCTACCGCAGAACTTGGGCGATCCGCAGACGCAATGCGGTTGTCTTTTCGTCGCATCAAGAGGTGGAGGCACGCAGATGCTTTCGCTGGACGGGCAATCCTCAGAACAGATCTGTATCTCTCAGGCAACACACCGTTTCGCGGAGAGCGTTGAATCTACCCACAGCGACCTTGACGCTCACGCACAAATCGCACGGCAGGTCGGTATCACTGAACCGCCGATCCGGATGGACGGGCAGGGGAAGTATGGCGTGCTTGCACGGGGTGAAGCGTCTGTCTATATTCGCCTGCCAAACCCGGCGACGCCGGATTACCGTGAGTGTATTTGGGATCACGCCGCTGGCCTGATTGTAGTGGAGGAGGCAGGTGGGGTAGTAACGGATGTCGATGGACGCGCACTTGATTTCTCGCAGGGAAGACGGATGACTACCAACCGCGGGATTTTAGCGACGAATGGCAAGTTACATCCACAATTGTTAGCGTGCGTCCGTAGAGACACTCACAATTGA
- a CDS encoding TAXI family TRAP transporter solute-binding subunit — MQRRNLLIWLSIFWMLSLLIYGCDNQKSGDKQSSAQRGGGQDSQPEKKQIWLSILGGAVGGTFSPFAGGIGTVVSKAEPSIRISVEASAGSIENVRRVNSGGDYLGVAFASDVYLGYHGQEVFAKEGQKENIRVLTLLYIAYNQFVTLADSDVHQFEDIVGKKVAMGAAGSGSAQTLERLAKLAGIHGKFSPVYKGGTAGADALRDGQVSGFQWLVNAPNSAIIYVSEIKSVRLIDFDAPAKKYGFYEKYPFYLPGKLPENAYKDVQPVNTFLMPTVLIAHKDISEETVYTILQRMYNQAGHQTLVTTIPAAKDMTLENAPKAFVIPLHRGAYRFWKERGVEIPETAQVID, encoded by the coding sequence ATGCAACGACGAAACTTGCTCATATGGTTATCCATTTTCTGGATGCTGAGTCTGCTGATCTACGGTTGTGATAATCAGAAAAGCGGGGACAAACAATCGTCTGCCCAAAGGGGGGGCGGTCAGGACAGCCAACCGGAGAAAAAGCAGATATGGCTTTCTATCCTCGGTGGAGCGGTCGGCGGGACGTTTTCACCATTTGCAGGTGGAATTGGTACCGTCGTTTCAAAAGCGGAACCCTCCATCAGAATCTCCGTAGAAGCGTCCGCTGGATCCATTGAAAATGTACGTCGCGTCAACAGTGGTGGGGACTACTTGGGTGTTGCGTTTGCCTCCGATGTCTATCTCGGCTATCATGGGCAAGAGGTATTTGCCAAAGAGGGACAAAAAGAAAATATCCGAGTGTTAACCCTGCTTTACATCGCTTACAATCAATTTGTCACATTGGCGGACAGCGATGTGCATCAATTTGAGGATATTGTCGGGAAGAAGGTTGCGATGGGGGCTGCGGGATCCGGCTCCGCACAGACACTGGAACGGCTCGCGAAACTTGCTGGAATTCACGGCAAGTTCTCACCGGTTTATAAGGGAGGAACCGCAGGGGCGGATGCCCTCCGCGATGGACAGGTGAGCGGTTTTCAATGGCTTGTCAATGCGCCCAATTCCGCCATCATTTACGTCTCCGAAATCAAATCTGTCCGGCTAATTGACTTCGACGCACCCGCCAAAAAGTACGGATTTTACGAGAAGTATCCCTTCTATCTGCCCGGTAAACTGCCTGAGAATGCGTACAAAGACGTCCAACCGGTGAATACATTCCTGATGCCAACCGTCCTCATCGCACACAAAGACATCAGCGAGGAAACAGTTTACACTATCCTACAGCGTATGTACAATCAAGCGGGACATCAAACGCTAGTAACCACCATCCCTGCAGCGAAGGATATGACGCTCGAAAATGCACCGAAGGCGTTTGTCATTCCGCTGCACCGTGGGGCATATCGATTTTGGAAAGAACGGGGAGTTGAGATTCCAGAAACGGCGCAAGTTATAGATTAA
- a CDS encoding SDR family oxidoreductase encodes MAGNRFAIVTGGTGALGTVVTEALLKEGYQVAVPYTSDRNVEPFERQIGSLKAQVTLVRTDLTVETEVQNFVQTTLDKFGQIDVLVNTIGGFVGGIPVAELAEERWDFMMDLNLKSIFLCCKAVLPYMIERKCGKIVNTSARAGLSGIAGLSAYSVSKNGVRILTESIAEEVKDLGINVNSLLVSIIDTPANREGMPDEDHSRWVSPDDIAKVILFLISDAAAIINGAAIPVYGRA; translated from the coding sequence ATGGCTGGAAATCGATTTGCGATTGTCACGGGTGGTACTGGTGCGTTGGGAACGGTCGTCACGGAAGCCCTGCTCAAGGAAGGTTATCAAGTTGCGGTGCCTTACACTTCTGATCGCAATGTCGAGCCATTTGAGCGTCAGATTGGTTCCCTTAAAGCGCAAGTAACATTGGTTCGCACGGACCTGACAGTTGAAACCGAAGTCCAAAATTTCGTTCAAACTACATTGGACAAATTTGGTCAAATTGACGTTTTGGTGAACACGATTGGTGGCTTTGTCGGCGGCATACCAGTTGCCGAACTGGCTGAGGAACGATGGGATTTCATGATGGATCTGAACCTGAAATCGATCTTTCTCTGCTGCAAAGCGGTTCTACCGTATATGATTGAGCGGAAGTGTGGAAAAATTGTAAACACCTCTGCACGTGCAGGACTAAGTGGGATTGCTGGACTGAGTGCCTATTCCGTCTCCAAAAACGGGGTGCGAATTCTCACAGAATCGATTGCGGAGGAGGTCAAAGACTTGGGGATTAATGTCAATTCCCTATTGGTAAGCATCATTGATACACCTGCGAACCGTGAAGGGATGCCCGACGAAGACCACTCCCGTTGGGTCTCCCCCGACGACATCGCCAAAGTCATCCTATTCCTTATTTCCGACGCTGCCGCTATCATCAACGGTGCAGCGATCCCTGTCTATGGCAGAGCGTAG
- the pckA gene encoding phosphoenolpyruvate carboxykinase (ATP): MSKAQLLRDHKIGNINNLYWNLSTPTLYEEALRRGEGQIAQFGPFIVETLPHTGRSPNDKFIVEHSSNRDKISWGKVNRPISEEHFDRVYNHMLTYIQGRDVFVQDCYAGADPQHRITVRAITEYAWHSLFTQSLLIPADKLSLDHSPDFTIIDFPGLHANPELHGTNSETFILVNFERNLVLIGGTRYAGEIKKSAFTYLNYLLPSQGVLPMHCSANLGPDGDVALFFGLSGTGKTTLSSAPGRQLIGDDEHGWSDRGVFNFEGGCYAKTINLSKEAEPEIYACTHKFGTVLENVILDPVIRRIDLDDDSLTENTRAGYPITHLDNIVPEGVGGHPKNLIMLTCDAFGVMPPVAKLTTEQAMYHFLSGYTAKVAGTEQGLGDRPEATFSHCFGDPFMPLDPAVYASMLGKKINQHQVDCWLINTGWSGGAYGEGARMKIGYTRAIVDAVLKGKLADVPTEPDPIFRFHVPIACEGVPPEVLKPRNTWKDGAAYDRQARELAKMFSENFEQFADSATEAVRASGPKI; encoded by the coding sequence ATGAGCAAAGCCCAGTTATTGAGAGATCATAAAATCGGGAATATTAATAATTTATATTGGAACTTATCAACACCTACCCTATATGAAGAAGCCCTCAGGCGGGGCGAAGGGCAAATTGCTCAATTTGGTCCTTTTATCGTCGAAACCCTACCCCACACAGGCCGTTCACCCAACGACAAATTTATCGTTGAACACTCGTCCAATCGAGATAAAATCTCGTGGGGCAAAGTGAATCGTCCCATCTCCGAAGAGCACTTTGATCGCGTGTATAATCACATGCTAACCTACATCCAGGGGCGTGATGTCTTTGTTCAAGATTGCTATGCCGGTGCTGACCCCCAGCATCGTATCACCGTTCGTGCCATCACCGAATATGCGTGGCACAGCCTGTTTACGCAAAGTCTCCTCATTCCCGCCGACAAGTTGTCCCTAGACCATTCACCTGATTTTACCATTATTGATTTCCCGGGACTTCACGCCAATCCTGAGTTACACGGCACTAACTCAGAGACCTTTATCCTTGTAAATTTTGAGCGAAATTTGGTGCTTATTGGTGGGACGAGGTACGCTGGAGAGATAAAGAAATCGGCTTTCACATACCTGAACTATCTATTACCGAGTCAGGGTGTGCTGCCTATGCACTGTTCAGCGAACCTTGGACCTGATGGAGACGTTGCCCTTTTCTTCGGACTGTCCGGAACAGGAAAAACAACGCTCTCCTCTGCACCGGGGAGACAACTCATCGGTGATGACGAGCACGGTTGGAGCGATCGCGGCGTTTTCAACTTTGAGGGCGGCTGCTATGCGAAAACGATTAACCTTTCCAAAGAAGCGGAGCCAGAGATTTACGCCTGTACCCATAAGTTTGGGACGGTGTTAGAAAACGTCATTCTCGATCCGGTAATCCGGCGGATTGACCTCGATGATGATTCATTAACCGAAAATACACGTGCGGGATACCCAATTACTCACCTCGATAATATTGTTCCGGAGGGTGTCGGTGGCCATCCGAAGAACCTGATTATGCTTACATGCGATGCGTTTGGGGTGATGCCTCCCGTTGCCAAATTAACGACCGAACAAGCGATGTACCATTTCCTTTCAGGGTATACTGCGAAAGTTGCTGGCACTGAACAGGGATTGGGAGATCGCCCTGAAGCGACCTTCAGTCACTGCTTTGGTGACCCATTTATGCCTCTTGATCCTGCTGTATATGCCAGCATGCTTGGTAAAAAGATAAATCAGCATCAGGTGGATTGTTGGTTGATAAACACTGGGTGGAGTGGTGGTGCCTACGGCGAAGGTGCTCGAATGAAAATCGGTTACACCCGCGCTATCGTTGACGCAGTTTTGAAGGGTAAGTTGGCGGATGTCCCAACAGAGCCGGATCCGATTTTCAGATTCCATGTCCCAATTGCTTGTGAAGGTGTGCCGCCTGAAGTCCTCAAACCGCGTAACACATGGAAAGATGGTGCGGCTTACGACCGCCAAGCGCGAGAGCTTGCTAAGATGTTTTCGGAAAACTTTGAGCAATTTGCCGATAGCGCGACAGAGGCTGTCCGAGCGTCAGGTCCCAAAATCTAA